From a region of the Fischerella sp. JS2 genome:
- a CDS encoding DivIVA domain-containing protein — protein MELNRLEEMILASFHIPLTRRTLVDEEKLLDQLDFIRMYLPTAFAQAADMLQQKEEILLQAEEYGQQIVEAAQAKRAQILDDNDILRQAEREAAELRRQVQQQCESMLQETLEEIDRKRRQCQQELEEMRQAAIAEAEAIEQGADEYADSVLENIEEQLHDMLRIVHNGRQQLQPNLPPPRNSQFPKNG, from the coding sequence ATGGAACTCAATCGTCTAGAAGAAATGATTCTCGCTAGCTTTCACATTCCACTGACGCGGCGCACGTTAGTGGATGAAGAAAAACTACTCGATCAGCTTGATTTTATCCGAATGTATTTACCAACTGCTTTTGCCCAAGCAGCAGATATGTTGCAACAAAAAGAAGAAATTTTGCTACAGGCAGAAGAATATGGACAGCAAATAGTAGAAGCCGCACAAGCTAAAAGAGCGCAAATATTGGATGATAACGATATTCTCAGACAGGCAGAAAGAGAAGCCGCAGAACTACGACGACAAGTGCAACAACAATGTGAATCAATGTTACAAGAGACTCTCGAAGAAATTGACCGTAAACGCCGCCAGTGTCAGCAAGAATTAGAGGAAATGCGACAAGCAGCGATCGCAGAAGCAGAAGCTATCGAACAGGGTGCAGATGAATATGCTGATAGTGTTCTTGAGAATATTGAAGAACAACTTCACGATATGTTGCGAATAGTTCACAACGGCAGACAGCAGTTGCAACCAAATTTACCACCGCCACGAAATTCTCAATTTCCGAAAAATGGGTAA
- a CDS encoding ABC transporter permease, translating into MSKYLKLLRIFWSTAIAAEMEYRVNFLLAALSSLGNLAGSLFGLFLFYGQGYTFAGWSWEAALLVLGIFTLLQGFSATFLAPNLNRIVRHVQEGTLDFVLLKPIPSQFWLSSHTLSPWGLPDLVFGSILLVYAGTQLNLRIGDYLLSTVPLCFGLIILYSLWFMLGATSIWFVKIYNVTEVLRGLLEAGRYPMVAYPTAYRFFFTFVVPVAFLTTVPAEAMLGRSEISWMLGAGVLALLLFFVANKFWQFALRFYTSASS; encoded by the coding sequence ATGTCAAAATACCTAAAATTACTAAGAATATTTTGGAGTACAGCGATCGCAGCTGAGATGGAGTATCGTGTAAACTTCCTTTTAGCTGCCCTCAGCAGCCTGGGCAATTTAGCAGGCAGCTTATTTGGGTTATTTTTATTTTACGGACAAGGCTACACCTTTGCTGGTTGGTCATGGGAAGCAGCTTTGCTTGTACTGGGAATTTTTACTCTGTTACAAGGCTTTTCGGCAACTTTCCTGGCCCCTAACCTCAATCGCATTGTCCGTCATGTCCAAGAGGGAACACTCGACTTTGTTTTATTAAAACCAATCCCCAGTCAATTTTGGCTTTCTAGCCATACTCTTTCACCCTGGGGACTACCAGATTTAGTTTTTGGTTCCATATTGCTTGTCTACGCAGGTACACAGTTGAATCTAAGGATAGGTGACTACCTCTTAAGTACTGTACCGTTGTGTTTTGGCTTAATCATACTTTACAGCCTCTGGTTTATGCTGGGAGCTACCAGTATCTGGTTTGTCAAAATTTATAATGTTACCGAGGTACTGCGTGGTTTGTTGGAAGCTGGTAGGTATCCAATGGTAGCCTATCCCACGGCTTATCGCTTCTTCTTTACTTTTGTAGTACCTGTGGCGTTTTTAACTACAGTACCAGCAGAAGCTATGCTAGGTCGTAGCGAAATTAGTTGGATGCTTGGTGCAGGAGTCTTGGCTTTGCTGCTATTTTTTGTTGCTAATAAGTTTTGGCAATTTGCATTACGATTTTATACTAGTGCTTCAAGTTAG
- a CDS encoding MarC family protein produces MDASVLIKTFVAVFVLADAIGNVPVVLVLTKGMEPEQRNKVIDKAILVAIAVLLIFAFGGQFILSYLDISMGSLRVAGGLLLLLISLQMLQGDLDTPVIDKERDVAITPLALPLLAGPGTLTTVMLLVSESPNPHISVIVGIVAAMFVSWLILRQANFIDQWFGAEGEIIVTQLLGFLLAALAVEIGSTGIKELFLS; encoded by the coding sequence GTGGATGCGTCTGTTCTAATTAAAACTTTTGTTGCTGTTTTTGTGCTTGCTGATGCGATCGGCAATGTGCCAGTAGTTTTAGTTCTCACTAAAGGTATGGAACCAGAACAAAGAAATAAGGTGATAGACAAAGCTATTTTGGTAGCAATAGCGGTACTCTTAATCTTTGCTTTTGGTGGTCAATTTATTTTGAGTTACTTGGATATCAGTATGGGGTCATTAAGAGTAGCTGGGGGACTACTACTGTTGTTAATTTCTTTACAAATGCTCCAAGGCGACCTAGATACTCCAGTAATTGACAAAGAACGGGATGTAGCAATTACTCCTTTGGCTTTACCCCTACTGGCAGGGCCTGGTACACTTACTACCGTAATGTTACTAGTGTCAGAGTCTCCCAATCCGCATATTAGCGTGATTGTGGGTATTGTTGCAGCAATGTTCGTCAGTTGGTTAATTTTGCGGCAGGCAAACTTTATTGATCAATGGTTTGGTGCTGAAGGAGAAATAATTGTTACTCAGCTTTTAGGCTTTTTACTGGCAGCATTGGCAGTGGAAATTGGTAGTACAGGGATAAAAGAATTATTTTTGAGTTAA
- a CDS encoding replication restart DNA helicase PriA, translating into MQTVQKIHCPNCGSEGERHYILDSQLTRTQCQNCDYLMVCCTLTGKVIEAYAPGIYARRSLS; encoded by the coding sequence ATGCAGACAGTACAAAAAATTCACTGTCCAAATTGTGGAAGTGAAGGTGAAAGACATTATATTTTGGATAGCCAATTAACACGAACGCAATGCCAAAACTGCGACTACTTAATGGTATGTTGCACGCTTACAGGGAAAGTAATTGAAGCTTATGCCCCTGGAATTTATGCACGTCGATCATTAAGTTAG
- the cobM gene encoding precorrin-4 C(11)-methyltransferase produces the protein MRNNSSSLDNKNYLNSLNSYVYIVGAGPGDPDLLTIKAQKILMAADVILFADSLVPPQILQFCRQDAEIIPTANKTLEEILPLMIQRVRSHQSVVRLHSGDPSLYSAIHEQMQLLAEAEIPFEVVPGISAFQAAAAKLKVELTVPGLVQTIILTRISGRTEVPATEELASLASHQASLCLYLSARHIELAQAKLLEHYPPDTPVAICYRLGWADEKILVVTLDKMANCTHQENLTRTTLYVISPALKESIGRSRLYHPEHTHLFRPKG, from the coding sequence ATGCGTAATAATTCTAGTAGTTTAGATAATAAAAATTACTTAAATTCATTAAATTCATATGTATATATAGTAGGAGCAGGACCTGGTGATCCTGATTTACTGACTATTAAGGCGCAAAAAATCTTGATGGCTGCTGATGTAATTTTATTTGCCGATTCTTTAGTGCCTCCACAAATTTTACAATTTTGTCGTCAAGATGCAGAAATTATTCCAACTGCAAACAAGACTTTAGAAGAAATTCTGCCACTGATGATACAACGAGTGCGATCGCACCAGTCTGTTGTCCGTCTTCATTCTGGTGATCCCAGTCTCTATAGTGCGATCCACGAACAAATGCAGCTTTTGGCAGAGGCGGAAATCCCTTTTGAAGTTGTACCGGGTATTAGCGCTTTTCAAGCTGCTGCTGCCAAACTCAAAGTAGAACTTACTGTTCCTGGTTTAGTACAAACAATCATCCTGACGCGCATCAGTGGACGCACAGAAGTTCCTGCAACAGAAGAATTAGCTTCCCTCGCTTCTCATCAAGCTAGTTTGTGCCTTTATCTAAGCGCGCGTCATATCGAATTAGCCCAAGCCAAATTACTAGAACATTACCCACCTGACACACCTGTAGCAATTTGTTATCGTTTGGGCTGGGCTGATGAGAAAATTTTGGTAGTTACCCTTGACAAAATGGCTAATTGTACTCATCAAGAAAATTTAACCCGTACCACACTGTATGTGATCAGCCCTGCACTCAAAGAAAGTATAGGGCGATCGCGCCTCTATCATCCTGAACATACTCATTTATTTCGTCCCAAAGGATGA
- the rlmN gene encoding 23S rRNA (adenine(2503)-C(2))-methyltransferase RlmN: MSATSVLSQVESPTQKITIPPLLGASVTELTAWVQQQGQPGYRGKQLHDWIYNKGVRSLTDISVFPKQWRAEVTEIPIGRSTIHYRSVAPDGTVKYLLKLADGFIIETVGIPTEKRLTVCVSTQVGCPMACDFCATGKGGYKRNLARHEIVDQVLSVQEDFQQRVSNIVFMGMGEPLLNTDNVLAAIQSLNQDVGIGQRNITVSTVGIRDRIRQLAQNQLQVTLAVSLHAPNQTLREKLIPSARPYKIDHLLAECREYVEITGRRVSFEYILLAGVNDLSEHAVELAKRLRGFQTHVNLIPYNPISEVDYQRPNRDRIQAFVKVLKQHHIAVSVRYSRGLEADAACGQLRANKE; the protein is encoded by the coding sequence ATGTCTGCTACGTCTGTTTTGTCTCAGGTTGAGTCACCCACTCAAAAAATAACTATTCCACCGTTGCTGGGTGCTTCTGTAACGGAGTTAACTGCTTGGGTGCAACAACAAGGACAACCAGGTTATCGAGGCAAGCAGCTACATGATTGGATTTATAACAAGGGAGTGCGATCGCTTACTGATATTTCTGTCTTCCCTAAACAATGGCGTGCAGAAGTTACAGAAATTCCCATAGGACGTTCTACTATACATTATCGTTCAGTAGCCCCTGATGGCACTGTTAAGTATCTTTTAAAACTTGCTGATGGATTTATTATTGAGACTGTCGGTATTCCTACAGAAAAGCGTCTGACGGTTTGTGTTTCTACGCAAGTAGGTTGCCCAATGGCGTGTGATTTCTGTGCCACTGGTAAAGGTGGTTACAAGCGCAATTTGGCACGTCATGAAATTGTCGATCAAGTGCTAAGTGTTCAAGAAGATTTTCAGCAACGGGTTAGCAATATTGTATTTATGGGTATGGGTGAACCCTTACTAAATACAGATAATGTCCTGGCTGCAATCCAATCTCTAAATCAAGATGTGGGAATTGGACAGCGTAACATCACTGTTTCGACTGTGGGAATACGCGATCGCATCCGTCAGCTTGCCCAAAATCAATTGCAAGTGACTCTGGCGGTGAGTCTACACGCACCTAATCAAACACTGCGGGAAAAACTCATTCCTAGCGCCCGCCCCTACAAAATAGACCATCTACTCGCTGAATGTCGCGAATATGTCGAGATTACAGGGCGGCGAGTATCTTTTGAATATATTCTGCTTGCTGGTGTTAATGATTTATCAGAACATGCTGTTGAGTTAGCAAAAAGACTGCGGGGATTCCAAACTCATGTCAATTTAATCCCCTATAACCCGATTTCTGAAGTTGACTATCAACGCCCGAATCGCGATCGTATTCAAGCCTTTGTCAAAGTCCTCAAACAACATCATATCGCTGTAAGCGTACGCTATTCTCGTGGTTTAGAAGCTGATGCTGCTTGCGGACAATTACGGGCAAATAAAGAGTAG
- the coaD gene encoding pantetheine-phosphate adenylyltransferase, with protein MIAIYPGSFDPITLGHLDIIQRGSRLFTKVIVAVLRNPNKTPLFSVQKRLEQIRYSVQHLPNVEADAFDGLTVNYAHMRGAAVLLRGLRAISDFEIELQMAHINKTLSIDIETVFLATSNEYSFLSSSVVKEIARFGGSVDHLVPPHIALDIYQCYAQNHPVSNQVKTEVI; from the coding sequence GTGATTGCCATTTATCCAGGAAGTTTCGACCCCATTACCTTGGGACACCTAGATATCATTCAACGTGGTAGTCGTCTATTTACAAAGGTGATTGTTGCTGTACTGCGAAATCCTAATAAAACACCACTGTTTAGTGTCCAAAAAAGGTTAGAACAGATTCGTTACTCTGTTCAGCATTTACCGAATGTGGAAGCTGATGCTTTTGATGGTTTAACTGTTAATTATGCCCACATGCGGGGAGCTGCTGTCTTACTACGGGGGCTAAGAGCAATTTCAGACTTTGAAATTGAGTTACAGATGGCTCACATCAATAAAACTCTGTCTATAGATATAGAGACTGTTTTTCTGGCAACATCTAATGAGTATAGTTTTTTAAGTAGTAGTGTGGTAAAAGAGATTGCAAGATTTGGTGGCTCCGTTGATCATCTTGTTCCCCCGCACATTGCCCTGGATATTTACCAATGCTACGCCCAAAACCATCCCGTATCGAACCAAGTCAAAACGGAAGTAATTTAG
- a CDS encoding flavin reductase family protein translates to MLDEQAKKTMLLKIPHGLYICGVKDGEEINGFTASWLMQASFKPPLIVNCVNQNSISHHMIKNSGVFTISFLEEGQKDIAQKFFKQMRRVGNKFEDVEFYLGETGCPIISESLGYVECQVVDAVMKGDHTVFVGEVIAAGVHREGKQLRLETTGWQYGG, encoded by the coding sequence ATGCTTGACGAACAGGCAAAAAAAACGATGCTGTTGAAAATACCCCACGGACTCTATATCTGTGGTGTTAAAGATGGGGAAGAAATTAACGGTTTCACAGCTAGCTGGTTAATGCAGGCTTCATTTAAACCCCCCTTGATTGTAAATTGTGTGAATCAAAATTCTATTTCTCATCACATGATTAAAAACAGTGGAGTATTTACTATTAGCTTCTTGGAAGAAGGACAAAAAGACATAGCACAAAAGTTCTTCAAGCAAATGCGTCGCGTTGGAAATAAATTTGAAGATGTAGAATTTTATCTTGGCGAAACAGGTTGTCCGATTATTTCTGAGTCTTTGGGATATGTAGAGTGCCAAGTTGTTGATGCAGTGATGAAAGGTGATCACACCGTATTTGTGGGTGAAGTAATAGCTGCTGGTGTTCACCGTGAAGGTAAACAGCTACGACTGGAAACGACTGGTTGGCAGTATGGTGGTTAG
- a CDS encoding phenylpyruvate tautomerase MIF-related protein: MPLIKVQTSVSAPEKAEIEEMLKNLSAKLAKHTGKPESYVMTAFESGIPMTFAGSTEPVCYIEIKSVGTMKPEQTQAMSQDFCQEINQALGVSKNRIYIEFNDAKGYLWGWNSTTFG, encoded by the coding sequence ATGCCTTTGATTAAAGTTCAAACTTCTGTCTCTGCACCTGAAAAAGCAGAAATTGAAGAAATGCTCAAAAATCTTTCAGCAAAGTTAGCTAAGCACACTGGCAAGCCAGAGTCTTATGTGATGACAGCTTTTGAATCTGGAATTCCGATGACATTTGCAGGTAGTACAGAACCAGTTTGCTACATAGAAATTAAAAGTGTGGGTACAATGAAACCAGAGCAAACTCAAGCGATGAGTCAAGATTTTTGCCAAGAGATTAATCAGGCACTTGGTGTATCTAAAAATCGCATTTACATTGAATTTAACGATGCCAAAGGTTATCTGTGGGGCTGGAATAGTACAACTTTTGGCTAG
- the lgt gene encoding prolipoprotein diacylglyceryl transferase has product MALDFSALPLAFLFTSPGPIFVKIGPITIRWYGLLIASAVLIGVTLSQYLAKRRSVNPELLSDLSIWLVIGAIPAARLYYVLFEWPEYAQHPERIIAIWQGGIAIHGAILGGLLAALIFAKLKRVSFWQLADLVAPSLILGQAIGRWGNFFNSEAFGAPTNLPWKLYIPPERRPPELASFEYFHPTFLYESVWNLMVFTLLMTLFFRGLRGKPRLKTGTLFMVYLATYSLGRLWIEGLRTDSLMLGPLRIAQVVSLIGIILGLSGLAWLYIAKRPLPDVVSPSQD; this is encoded by the coding sequence ATGGCATTGGATTTTTCCGCCTTGCCCTTGGCGTTTCTGTTTACATCTCCTGGTCCGATTTTTGTGAAAATAGGGCCGATTACTATTCGTTGGTATGGTTTGTTAATTGCGTCAGCAGTCTTAATTGGTGTGACTCTTTCGCAATACCTGGCAAAACGTCGTAGTGTAAATCCAGAGTTACTGAGTGATTTGTCAATTTGGCTTGTGATTGGGGCAATTCCAGCAGCAAGACTATATTATGTTTTGTTTGAGTGGCCAGAATATGCCCAGCATCCAGAGCGGATTATCGCTATTTGGCAAGGTGGTATTGCTATTCATGGGGCGATTCTAGGAGGTCTTCTGGCAGCTTTAATCTTTGCCAAACTCAAGCGGGTTTCTTTTTGGCAGTTGGCAGACTTAGTTGCTCCTTCATTGATTTTAGGGCAAGCAATCGGACGTTGGGGCAATTTTTTCAATTCGGAAGCTTTTGGGGCTCCTACGAATTTACCCTGGAAGCTTTATATTCCCCCAGAGCGTCGTCCACCAGAATTAGCTAGTTTTGAATATTTTCATCCCACTTTTCTGTATGAATCAGTGTGGAATTTAATGGTATTTACCTTGTTGATGACATTGTTTTTTAGAGGGCTGCGGGGTAAACCACGTTTAAAAACAGGCACATTATTTATGGTTTACTTGGCAACTTATAGTCTAGGACGCCTGTGGATTGAAGGTTTGCGGACTGATAGCTTGATGCTTGGGCCATTACGAATCGCACAAGTGGTAAGTTTAATCGGCATTATTTTGGGATTGAGTGGCTTAGCATGGCTATACATCGCTAAACGGCCATTACCAGATGTTGTTTCGCCTTCTCAAGATTGA
- a CDS encoding carbon-nitrogen hydrolase family protein, producing MKSYLAAAIQMTSVPELEKNLAQAEELIDLAVRQGAELVGLPENFPYMGEEKDKLAQAEAIAYKTEAFLKTMAQRYQITILGGGFPIPVEGIGKVYNTALLIAPNGQELSRYRKVHLFDVNVPDGNTYRESTTVMAGTELPSVYADELLGNIGLSVCYDVRFPELYRYMSSKGVDVIFVPAAFTAFTGKDHWQVLLQARAIENTSYVIAPAQTGLNYNRRQTHGHAMIIDPWGVILADAGEKPGVAIAEIKPSRLEQVRRQMPSLQHRIF from the coding sequence ATGAAATCTTATTTAGCTGCTGCTATTCAAATGACAAGTGTGCCTGAACTAGAAAAAAACTTGGCACAAGCAGAGGAATTAATTGATTTAGCTGTGCGTCAGGGTGCTGAGTTAGTGGGTTTGCCAGAAAATTTTCCTTATATGGGAGAAGAGAAGGACAAACTTGCTCAAGCTGAGGCGATCGCATATAAAACAGAAGCATTTTTGAAAACGATGGCCCAACGTTATCAAATTACCATTTTAGGTGGTGGCTTTCCCATTCCTGTAGAAGGCATAGGCAAAGTTTATAACACTGCTTTACTTATTGCTCCTAACGGGCAGGAATTGTCGCGTTACCGCAAGGTACACTTATTTGATGTTAATGTTCCTGATGGAAATACTTACAGAGAATCCACCACAGTGATGGCTGGCACAGAACTACCTTCAGTTTATGCTGATGAATTACTAGGTAATATCGGACTTTCTGTTTGTTACGATGTTCGTTTTCCTGAACTTTATCGCTATATGTCATCCAAGGGAGTAGATGTAATTTTTGTACCTGCGGCTTTTACTGCTTTTACAGGCAAAGATCACTGGCAGGTGCTACTGCAAGCCCGTGCAATTGAAAATACTAGTTATGTCATCGCCCCAGCCCAAACAGGACTCAACTATAACCGCCGTCAAACCCACGGTCATGCAATGATTATCGATCCGTGGGGAGTGATTTTAGCTGATGCTGGAGAAAAACCAGGAGTTGCGATCGCAGAAATTAAGCCATCACGGCTAGAACAGGTTCGTCGTCAAATGCCTAGTCTGCAACATCGGATATTTTAA